From a region of the Lactuca sativa cultivar Salinas chromosome 4, Lsat_Salinas_v11, whole genome shotgun sequence genome:
- the LOC111919638 gene encoding uncharacterized protein LOC111919638 — protein MESLTSPSSSTSPSTETFPRSSLISVPMSSDKSDPHHAIYAVFSYKKHVDDNNISCVIGCYEPLINTWSHECYVPGMGDNHILKGFAMVSVGTSIYLVGGSVHRKEKVKENGQRLAEFGVEVRSLVLRYDIITKEWSTCAPLITPRHNFACSVCDNKIYVAGGQSTLDGAVGISSAEVYDVLLNEWTPLPFMSIVRYKCVGVTYQKKFYVIGGFTYSGNKMPSMDRCSVEVYDIEQEKWDHVRGMWQLDVPPNQIVVMDNKLISSGDCLNVWKGQIETYDRYLNLWCTLEGSRKENLLPLSCTPNGNEGGSSESLQRICLTMAPIESYLYFLAGYRIAGDQSSCCTMSMVHRFDTSATSNQWETFEPMQVEGERELCSHCCVVQLP, from the coding sequence ATGGAGTCTCTCACCTCCCCATCATCGTCTACCTCCCCTTCAACCGAAACCTTCCCTAGATCATCACTCATCTCAGTCCCAATGTCATCTGACAAGTCTGATCCCCATCATGCAATCTATGCCGTGTTTTCATACAAAAAGCATGTAGATGACAATAACATTTCATGTGTGATCGGGTGTTATGAACCTTTGATAAACACATGGAGTCATGAGTGTTATGTTCCAGGAATGGGTGACAACCATATCTTAAAAGGATTTGCAATGGTTTCAGTTGGAACATCAATATATCTAGTTGGTGGTAGTGTACACCGCAAAGAAAAAGTTAAAGAAAATGGCCAAAGACTTGCAGAGTTTGGTGTTGAAGTACGATCATTGGTATTACGTTATGACATCATTACTAAAGAATGGTCTACATGTGCGCCACTTATTACACCAAGGCACAATTTCGCATGTTCAGTTTGCGATAATAAGATATATGTGGCAGGAGGCCAGTCTACTCTTGATGGAGCTGTGGGTATATCATCTGCTGAAGTTTACGATGTGTTACTCAATGAATGGACACCTTTGCCATTTATGAGTATCGTAAGATACAAATGTGTAGGTGTCACATATCAAAAGAAATTCTATGTCATCGGAGGATTCACCTACAGTGGAAACAAGATGCCATCTATGGATCGTTGTTCTGTCGAAGTATATGACATTGAGCAAGAAAAGTGGGATCATGTAAGGGGAATGTGGCAACTAGATGTACCCCCTAATCAAATTGTTGTGATGGATAATAAATTGATTAGTTCTGGGGATTGTCTTAATGTTTGGAAAGGTCAAATTGAAACATATGATAGATACCTGAACTTATGGTGTACCCTCGAAGGGTCAAGAAAGGAAAATCTATTGCCACTTTCATGCACGCCCAATGGAAACGAAGGAGGAAGTTCAGAGTCACTTCAACGTATATGTTTGACCATGGCGCCTATTGAAAGTTACCTCTACTTCTTGGCTGGTTATCGAATAGCTGGAGACCAATCTTCATGTTGCACTATGTCAATGGTTCATAGGTTTGACACATCAGCAACGAGCAACCAATGGGAGACTTTCGAACCAATGCAAGTAGAAGGGGAAAGAGAGCTTTGTAGCCATTGTTGTGTTGTTCAACTTCCGTAA